The window CCTGAAACTAAAACAGTATTTCCTTTCGGTGAAGTTTGTCACTGGACAAGTAAAGAAGCAGATATAGATCTAGATAATTTGCGCATATACTTATCAAAGCAGGAATTAGGTGAGATAGAAATAGCGTCTGTGTCACCGGGTATAGAAGATGTATTCATGAAATTAATGCTGGAACATGGGGTATAAGTATGCAATAACGGCTGATCAACTAACCAAACAGTTTGGTGATTTCATTGCGGTGGATCATATCAGCTTTGCTGTGCAACAAGGTGAAATATTTGGTTTTCTTGGTGCCAACGGTGCAGGTAAAACTACCGCCATGCGCATGCTCTGCGGATTAAGTTTACCCAGTTCTGGTAAAGCTACTGTGGCTGGCTATGATGTATTCACAGAAACAGAGCAGATTAAACAAAGTATTGGCTATATGAGTCAGAAGTTTTCGTTGTATGAAGACCTGACTGTTGTAGAGAATATGCGGTTTTATGGGGGTATTTATGGTATGCGTGTAGCTGCTATAAAAGACAGAGCAAAGGAAATCTTGGCACAACTGCATTTGGAAGGAGAGAAAGATACACTGGTTAAATCATTGCCACTTGGTTGGAAGCAGAAGTTGGCATTTTCTGTAGCCATGTTTCACCGTCCGGGTATTGTTTTTCTGGATGAGCCTACCGGTGGAGTAGACCCAATCACCCGGAGGGAATTCTGGAAAATGATCTATGCGGCTGCTGATGCAGGCACCACCATTTTTGTGACAACACATTATATGGATGAAGCTGAGTATTGTAATCGGGTGTCTATCATGGTAGACGGACAAATTGCAGCGATGGATACTCCCGCAGGGTTAAAAAAACAGTTCACTACAGATAGCATGGAAACCGTATTTCTTCAATTAGCCAGAAAAGCCGTGAGGACAGAATAGTATGCAACAGTTTCTATCATTTGTACGAAAAGAATTTTACCATATCCTGCGCGACAGGCGAACACTGTTCATTTTATTTGGTATGCCCATCGCACAAATCATGTTGTTTGGTTTTGCCCTAACCAATGAGGTAAAGAATTCAAAGATTGCCATACTCGATCCATCGCGTGATAACTTATCAATGCGCATTACGGAACGCTTAGAAGCTAGCCGTTACTTTGATCTGGCTACTTCGCCGCGAACCATGCAGGAAGTTGATGCTGCTTTTAAAAAAGGACAAATTAGATTGGCTGTCATATTTCCGCAGAACTTTCAACAACAGGTGTTGCATGGCAATACAGCAACTATACAGCTGATTGCAGATGCGTCGGATCCTAACACGGCAACTACCTTGGTGAATTATGCCAACGCCATTATACAAGATGAGCAATTTGCATTGAATGGGTTGCAAAAAGTTCCATACCGAATTGAGCCCCAGATGCGCATGCTGTATAATCCTCAATTGAAAGGAGCGTACAATTTTGTACCCGGTGTTATGGCAATGATTTTATTGCTGGTGTGTACGATGATGACTTCGATTGCCATCGTTAAAGAGAAAGAAACAGGTACAATGGAGATTCTGTTGGCTTCACCTTTGAAACCCATACTGGTAATTATTGCTAAAGCAGTACCTTATCTGGCAGTTAGCGCAGTTAATGTAGCGAGTATCTTACTGTTGAGTGTATTTGTACTCGACTTGCCTGTGCAGGGTAGTCTGGCTTTGTTGATAGGCGAGAGTCTTTTATTCACAGTTACATCACTAACACTTGGTTTGCTGATTTCATCTGTGACCAATTCTCAGCAAGTGGCTATGCTGATTTCGCTCATGGGCATGTTCTTGCCAACACTTATGTTCAGCGGATTTATGTTTCCGATTGAGAACATGCCTTTACCCATGCAGATTATCTCCAATATTGTTCCTGCTAAATGGTTTTTCTATATCGTGAAAGCGGTCATGATTAAAGGATTGGGCTTGCATGCAATCTGGAAAGAGACTTTGATATTGGCAGGTATGACTACTTTCTTACTATTGATTAGTATTCGTAAATACAAAATTCGTCTTGCCTGATGCGCACTATCCGATTCATACTTGAAAAAGAATTCAGGCAGGTGTTTCGTGATCCGGCTATCCTGCGGATGATGTTTATTATGCCGGTGATTCAGTTGGTGATTTTGCCTTTGACGGCAAATTATGAAGTGAAGAATGTGCAACTGGCAATCGTGGACCATGATAAATCAACCTATACCAGACAGCTGATTCAAAAAGCTTCAGCATCTGGCTATTTCATTATCCCAGGAAGCTTTGATAATTATGCAGATGCCATGGAATTGGTTGAACATGATAAGGCAGATATCATTTTGGAAATTCCAGCTGGCTTTGAACGTAGTCTGGTGAAAGAAGACCAGGCGCAGATCTTTATGGCCGTTAATGCCATCAATGGCGCTAAAGCCAATATTGGTGCAGCTTATTTGAATCAGTTGATTCGTGAGTTTAATCAGGATATTCGCTTACGCTGGATACAAATTCCCCGTTCAGGGATGTTGCCAACGATACAAACAGAACAACGCTTTTGGTTCAATATTCATATGAATTATCAACAGTTCATGGTGCCGGGGATTCTGGTGATATTACTGACCATGGTTGGGGCATTCTTGTCTGCTTTGAATATCGTAAAAGAAAAAGAAGTGGGTACAATCGAGCAGATCAATGTTACGCCGATTAAAAAACATCACTTCATTCTGGGTAAACTGATTCCTTTCTGGATCATGGGTTTGATCGTTTTAACATTAGGTCTAACTATCGCACGTGTTGTTTATGGCATAGTGCCTGTAGGTAATCTTGCACTCATTTATCTTTTTTCTGCTGTGTATTTATTGGCGGTTTTAGGTCTTGGCTTATTGGTATCCACTTTCGCACAAACCCAGCAGCAGGCTATGCTAATCTCCTTTTTCCTGATGATGGTCTTTATTCTTTTAGGTGGTTTATATACTTCCATTGATAGTATGCCCGATTGGGCGCAATGGTTAACCAAGTTTAATCCGGTTACCTACTTTATTGAAGTGATGCGGATGGTGGTACTTAAAGGAAGCACTATCGGTGATATTTTACCGCAGTTGGGTAAAGTGGCTGTTTTCGCGGTTGTGCTGAATGTTTGGGCTATATTGAGTTACCGGAAAAGGGCATAATCTTTTTGCCTTAACGCATTGATGATTTCAAGATCAGCCTGTTTATATTCGCAAAAACATGGCTGCATGAAAAAGTTGGTAATGTTTTTGCTGCTGTTTGTTGCCTGCAAAGTTTTTGCACAAGAGTTTGGTGGCAATCCTGCTTCTGTTAAGTGGAAACAAATTAATACAGATTCATTCCGAATCATATTCCCAGCTGCAATTCAAGGTCAGGCGCAACGCATTGCTAGTTTGTTAGACCAGATGCGGGTAGCACACACGCAAGGCATCGGAAAAAAGCTGGACAAAGTCAGTATTGTTTTACAGCCCTATACAACGGTGTCTAATGCCTATGTTGGCTTGGCGCCTTACAGAAGTGAGTTCTTCATGACGCCTCCGCAAAATGTATTTGAATTAGGCTCCAATAACTGGGCCAATATGCTCGCCTTACATGAGTTTAGACATGTGCAGCAATATTCCAATTTCAATAGAGGTGGTTCTGCTTTTATAGGTGCTTTGTTTGGTCAGGCAGGCAGGGCAGTAGCGAATGCCTTGGCAGTACCTGATTGGTTTTTTGAAGGTGACGCCGTAGTGAATGAAACCATCTTGTCTGCACAGGGTCGTGGACGAACACCGCTGTTCATGAACAGTTTTCGCGTACTACATGATGCCGGCCGAAAAGATGGTTATCAGCAATGGCGCAATGGTTCTTTTAGAAAATATTACCCCAATCATTATGAGTTGGGTTATTTATTGGTGCAGTCAGGAAGAAAAAAATATGGCCCTGATATCTGGGCGAA is drawn from Chitinophagales bacterium and contains these coding sequences:
- a CDS encoding ABC transporter permease, giving the protein MRTIRFILEKEFRQVFRDPAILRMMFIMPVIQLVILPLTANYEVKNVQLAIVDHDKSTYTRQLIQKASASGYFIIPGSFDNYADAMELVEHDKADIILEIPAGFERSLVKEDQAQIFMAVNAINGAKANIGAAYLNQLIREFNQDIRLRWIQIPRSGMLPTIQTEQRFWFNIHMNYQQFMVPGILVILLTMVGAFLSALNIVKEKEVGTIEQINVTPIKKHHFILGKLIPFWIMGLIVLTLGLTIARVVYGIVPVGNLALIYLFSAVYLLAVLGLGLLVSTFAQTQQQAMLISFFLMMVFILLGGLYTSIDSMPDWAQWLTKFNPVTYFIEVMRMVVLKGSTIGDILPQLGKVAVFAVVLNVWAILSYRKRA
- a CDS encoding ABC transporter permease, with amino-acid sequence MQQFLSFVRKEFYHILRDRRTLFILFGMPIAQIMLFGFALTNEVKNSKIAILDPSRDNLSMRITERLEASRYFDLATSPRTMQEVDAAFKKGQIRLAVIFPQNFQQQVLHGNTATIQLIADASDPNTATTLVNYANAIIQDEQFALNGLQKVPYRIEPQMRMLYNPQLKGAYNFVPGVMAMILLLVCTMMTSIAIVKEKETGTMEILLASPLKPILVIIAKAVPYLAVSAVNVASILLLSVFVLDLPVQGSLALLIGESLLFTVTSLTLGLLISSVTNSQQVAMLISLMGMFLPTLMFSGFMFPIENMPLPMQIISNIVPAKWFFYIVKAVMIKGLGLHAIWKETLILAGMTTFLLLISIRKYKIRLA
- a CDS encoding ABC transporter ATP-binding protein, which translates into the protein MGYKYAITADQLTKQFGDFIAVDHISFAVQQGEIFGFLGANGAGKTTAMRMLCGLSLPSSGKATVAGYDVFTETEQIKQSIGYMSQKFSLYEDLTVVENMRFYGGIYGMRVAAIKDRAKEILAQLHLEGEKDTLVKSLPLGWKQKLAFSVAMFHRPGIVFLDEPTGGVDPITRREFWKMIYAAADAGTTIFVTTHYMDEAEYCNRVSIMVDGQIAAMDTPAGLKKQFTTDSMETVFLQLARKAVRTE